From Penicillium digitatum chromosome 5, complete sequence, one genomic window encodes:
- a CDS encoding Golgi complex component Cog3, putative has translation MPSTKQLRARRQTAPSGPPRKPTTEETESSIQAIDEKPPSDFEWKTPGWSNELDFSQWLDSIKGDLIEESYDEYQNCLDELEQSKEHIDEILTNTLALLDDLSSLSESFRSVETQTSNFEKQCQGLLSAQKRDTKLANGIQNNLHYYDFLDPASRRLNAPGAGNTVRDKEFSDMLRHLDVCLDYMETHPEQKEAEVYRSRYRLLLTRALTLIRGNFVSSLKDIYQNVSKKMSDQQLNDTALSALLYAKFRVGAPDMKQIGVEIQKRAVPPLELDQNNEAEYQSLMNELHSNYSATRGKLIIPLARKKLGEITQTPSSSKDLVAFARASISYIRGLCLDEFDLWGEWFHGQGGLYDFLETLCEPLYDHLRPRIIHESDIVKLCQLCNLLQTRYLSDPEEEQEQVETNRLDFSVLIQPAMQDVQARLVFRALAFLRDEIERYKPRPEDTDYPMRNRQASLTVSDTQISGKKDTSADTLIDMAKQSDDAGESTQEQDGKWDFETQTALKGWYPTLRKAIWLLSRIYRLVNSTVFDDLAHQIVHQTTLSLQNASTLISAKATPADSQLFLMSHLLILKQQIVAFDIEFVSADISFDFSGMTSTFWELRERGGLFNPRNLMRLVGHGLIPRVVENMLDAKVELDGRLRTVINDFINAFAARMTASLPAQFVDSRNLARGELILPSCRTIEKQVPILRKVLNEYIDDTRMKETLVGAVQDRTIQIYEDFFEKYTSSEKAKGNFVSKKGKGRDDAVWDVNTFAEWCEGVFRVGVAGLQAHIPEDDDDILSTNS, from the exons ATGCCTTCCACTAAGCAGCTCCGTGCCCGCCGCCAAACCGCTCCCTCTGGCCCGCCGCGCAAACCCACCACCGAAGAGACCGAATCAAGCATACAAGCAATCGACGAAAAGCCGCCCAGCGATTTTGAGTGGAAAACACCAGGATGGAGCAACGAGCTTGACTTTTCGCAGTGGCTCGATAGTATCAAGGGTGACTTGATTGAGGAGAGCTATGACGAGTACCA GAATTGCTTGGATGAACTTGAACAATCTAAGGAGCACATTGACGAAATCTTAACCAATACCCTGGCCCTTCTGGATGACCTATCCAGCTTGTCCGAGTCATTCAGATCGGTCGAGACCCAAACATCGAACTTCGAGAAACAATGCCAAGGGCTTTTGTCTGCCCAGAAACGAGATACAAAACTTGCGAATGGCATCCAGAACAATCTCCACTATTACGACTTCTTAGATCCCGCATCGCGACGGCTGAATGCCCCCGGCGCGGGCAATACGGTTCGCGATAAGGAATTCTCAGATATGTTGAGGCATCTGGACGTGTGCTTGGATTATATGGAAACACAT CCGGAACAAAAAGAGGCAGAGGTCTATCGCTCGAGATACCGACTACTGCTAACGCGTGCCTTGACGCTTATCCGCGGCAACTTTGTTTCTTCACTTAAGGATATTTACCAGAATGTCTCCAAGAAGATGTCAGATCAGCAATTGAATGACACAGCTTTGTCAGCCCTCCTGTACGCCAAATTTAGGGTTGGAGCACCTGACATGAAGCAGATTGGAGTCGAGATCCAAAAGAGAGCTGTGCCACCACTTGAACTGGATCAAAATAATGAAGCTGAATATCAAAGTCTGATGAACGAGCTGCACAGCAATTACTCGGCTACTCGTGGAAAGCTGATCATTCCGCTCGCTCGCAAAAAGCTCGGCGAAATCACACAGACGCCTAGTTCATCCAAAGACCTCGTTGCTTTTGCTCGAGCTAGCATCAGTTATATTCGTGGACTGTGTCTAGACGAATTTGATCTATGGGGGGAGTGGTTCCACGGACAAGGCGGTTTGTATGACTTCTTGGAGACGCTATGCGAACCACTCTATGACCACCTTCGTCCACGAATCATCCACGAGTCCGATATTGTCAAGCTATGTCAGCTGTGCAATCTACTGCAGACTCGCTATTTATCGGacccagaagaagaacaagaacaagTCGAGACGAACCGTCTTGACTTCTCTGTCTTGATCCAGCCCGCTATGCAAGATGTTCAGGCCCGACTTGTCTTCCGTGCTCTGGCTTTTCTGCGCGACGAAATTGAACGATACAAACCTCGCCCAGAGGATACGGACTACCCCATGCGCAACCGACAGGCATCTCTGACTGTCTCCGATACTCAGATATCGGGCAAAAAGGACACATCTGCGGACACACTAATCGACATGGCCAAACAGAGCGACGACGCCGGCGAATCTACGCAAGAGCAAGACGGTAAATGGGACTTTGAGACCCAGACCGCCCTAAAGGGCTGGTATCCAACCTTGCGAAAAGCTATTTGGCTCCTGAGTCGGATATATCGCCTAGTGAAT TCCACCGTCTTCGACGATCTAGCCCACCAAATCGTACACCAAACaaccctctctctccaaaACGCCAGCACACTAATCTCCGCCAAAGCCACACCAGCTGATAGCCAACTCTTCCTCATGAGCCACCTCCTAATCCTCAAGCAACAAATCGTCGCCTTCGACATCGAATTCGTCTCCGCCGATATCTCCTTCGACTTCTCCGGCATGACAAGTACGTTCTGGGAGCTACGCGAGCGCGGCGGCCTCTTCAACCCGCGAAACCTGATGCGCCTCGTCGGCCACGGCCTCATCCCGCGCGTCGTGGAGAATATGCTCGACGCAAAAGTCGAGCTGGATGGTCGCCTTCGCACAGTCATCAACGACTTCATCAATGCCTTTGCTGCTCGCATGACCGCCTCGCTGCCGGCTCAATTCGTTGATTCCCGGAATCTGGCACGCGGCGAACTTATCCTTCCTTCCTGTCGCACTATCGAGAAGCAAGTACCGATTCTGCGTAAGGTCTTGAATGAGTATATTGACGACACGCGTATGAAAGAGACGCTTGTTGGGGCGGTCCAGGACCGCACCATTCAGATCTATGAGGACTTCTTTGAGAAGTATACTTCCTCCGAGAAAGCCAAGGGCAATTTCGTAAGTAAGAAAGGGAAGGGTCGAGATGATGCTGTCTGGGACGTTAATACCTTTGCTGAGTGGTGCGAGGGTGTGTTCCGTGTTGGCGTCGCTGGGTTGCAAGCTCATATCCCCGAGGACGATGACGACATCCTAAGCACCAACTCCTAG
- a CDS encoding Mitochondrial protein Fmp25, putative — protein MLNSQMRRPVTHSVLAFRPLRYSTTPSRNAPWSRFASSRSQKQGPSSHWIRNSLGFAVIGTVAFFGYSYVADGEKEAWMSRPEVTKKEPVDVNDLQAQFIQEKRSLKSPAVYTWGSNVYRVVDPGSKDIDVKTPRRFKYFDSQVLRDLKIEEKAGAAITENGDLVQWGHAFSESDFKPTATLTGKNLISLALSESRIIALSSDGTVYSLPISKDEQSTGPKTTESSWVPFWPNRSDLSYRVLNPSLKLGEKVTTISGGQEHVLLLTSSGRVFSAASSTENYPSLGQLGVEGLTWSTRPKGPADACHEVTALEGSKIVQIACGDYHSLALTKDGRMFGFGDNSFGQLGVDFEPERPFKDAPFHIKVQKLYRRNLYLPKVTSIAAGGANTFFSVDVKRILGYEEEAAHVHDLGNVTADTWACGRGIWGTLGNGRWVHLQDSPTKVKALSGVREYDEKTKQMTPIRIRAMSVGTTHVSAILDNKTNVSKTTRDSLDQSKDWGYDVLWWGGNEHFQLGTGKRSNQSKPTYINAPPENKKTQAEARLQIMPRHKGKVGKRNVSMEQRVECGRHVSAIYSAV, from the coding sequence ATGTTGAATTCACAAATGCGACGGCCCGTGACGCACTCTGTCCTCGCTTTTCGTCCACTCAGATACTCGACGACTCCGTCACGAAATGCGCCATGGTCCCGATTTGCTAGCAGTCGATCGCAAAAGCAAGGCCCATCATCGCACTGGATCCGCAATTCTCTTGGATTTGCTGTCATAGGAACTGTAGCCTTTTTTGGATACTCATACGTGGCTGATGGTGAAAAGGAGGCTTGGATGAGTCGCCCAGAAGTTACGAAGAAAGAGCCCGTTGACGTCAACGATCTTCAAGCTCAGTTCAttcaagaaaaaagaagcttGAAAAGTCCCGCTGTCTACACATGGGGGTCAAACGTTTATCGTGTGGTGGATCCAGGATCCAAAGACATCGATGTCAAGACTCCTCGGCGCTTCAAATACTTTGATAGTCAGGTGCTTAGAGATCTCAAGATCGAAGAAAAGGCTGGTGCAGCAATCACTGAAAATGGAGATCTGGTTCAATGGGGCCACGCTTTTTCGGAATCGGACTTCAAACCCACGGCGACTCTGACCGGCAAGAATCTCATCTCCCTCGCTCTGTCCGAAAGTCGAATCATCGCGCTTTCCTCGGATGGGACTGTATACTCACTGCCCATATCCAAGGACGAACAAAGCACCGGCCCAAAGACAACGGAAAGCTCTTGGGTGCCGTTCTGGCCCAATCGATCTGATCTAAGCTACCGAGTACTGAACCCATCTTTGAAGCTTGGTGAAAAGGTCACTACAATCAGTGGAGGGCAGGAACACGTGCTACTTCTCACAAGCTCTGGTAGAGTCTTCTCTGCGGCGTCATCCACTGAAAATTACCCTTCGCTTGGTCAACTCGGCGTAGAGGGACTTACCTGGTCAACCAGACCCAAGGGGCCAGCAGATGCCTGCCACGAAGTTACAGCTCTCGAAGGCTCAAAGATTGTTCAGATTGCCTGTGGCGACTACCACTCGCTGGCGCTAACCAAAGATGGCCGTATGTTTGGCTTTGGCGACAACTCATTTGGCCAATTGGGTGTGGATTTTGAACCGGAGAGGCCTTTCAAGGACGCTCCTTTCCACATTAAGGTTCAAAAGCTCTATAGAAGAAACCTCTATCTGCCCAAGGTTACCAGCATTGCTGCTGGTGGTGCAAACACCTTCTTCTCTGTCGATGTCAAGCGCATTTTGGGCTACGAAGAAGAGGCTGCCCATGTTCATGATCTTGGAAATGTAACTGCAGACACATGGGCCTGTGGTAGGGGAATTTGGGGTACTCTCGGCAATGGCAGATGGGTTCATCTGCAGGATTCGCCCACCAAGGTAAAGGCTTTGAGTGGTGTGAGGGAGTATGACGAGAAGACAAAACAAATGACCCCTATCCGCATTCGAGCCATGTCTGTCGGTACAACACATGTCTCTGCTATCTTGGACAACAAGACCAATGTAAGCAAGACTACCAGGGACTCTTTAGATCAATCTAAAGATTGGGGCTATGATGTACTCTGGTGGGGAGGCAATGAGCATTTCCAGCTAGGGACAGGAAAGAGAAGCAACCAGTCCAAGCCTACCTACATTAATGCACCCCCCGAAAACAAGAAAACCCAGGCTGAGGCACGATTACAGATCATGCCTCGTCACAAGGGCAAGGTTGGGAAGCGTAATGTGAGCATGGAACAGCGTGTTGAATGTGGGCGCCATGTCTCTGCCATTTATTCTGCAGTGTAA
- a CDS encoding Nucleolar protein 9, with amino-acid sequence MPREQQKRGRRAEKKAQKEDSKRKLEETPEDPVAKRLKPSADDADETNENNDDVQLPENEDYIPLDQGEDQEGERPNADGDMVFYGLLDEEESEYFQRANEMLELNQFQDAEERSLFVDSVYSEASGKELKIACSQGCSRLMEKLISMSDARQLRRIFSKFIGQFLHLVQHRFASHCCETLFIHAAPAVMQKTKSQPKQSDEEGEEEPELSLAEMFMAVIEELKENWGYLLTERFASHTIRVLLLVLAGEPVDVTSNESFVASRKKERIEIPTVQGEDKASKSKTEKHAVPEAFEPALKKIMTDMVSGLDDVYLRALATHPVGNPVLQVLLFLELSHFGKSSAKDPKSTIRRLVPDESFEEESESAVFIRGLLYDPVGSRLLETMVRYLPGKSFKNLYRNNLGDRIGSLSRNSTAGYVVLRMLERLGKDDLKIAMTNIIPEIPGLVERSRLVVPKMLIERCVVRGVDTKPLAEALEAAYSQDPVIRLQQMLKFNPSENTAPQPENHAMDEDNNGKDRKPRGPPPVSAAEKAEKLHGSLLVQAMLTVPGPLSQLVYTSLLAQSSDTIVQLAQEPTSSRVLQQALTSTTSTPQIRRQLTTRFQGHLTPLALSSSGSHVVDALWTATKDIFFVKERMARELEQHEQELRDSFVGRAVWRNWSMDLFKRRRRDWTYKAKGFEERTESNEGAERPKSKLEQARARYAAAKEAADAGATGANQTAVASR; translated from the coding sequence ATGCCTCGTGAACAACAAAAAAGAGGCCGCAGGGCCGAAAAGAAAGCCCAAAAAGAGGACTCCAAGAGAAAGTTGGAGGAAACACCGGAAGATCCCGTCGCAAAGCGACTGAAGCCCTCTGCCGACGACGCCGACGAGACCAACGAGAACAATGACGACGTCCAACTTCCCGAAAATGAGGACTACATTCCACTTGACCAGGGCGAAGATCAGGAAGGTGAGCGACCTAATGCGGATGGAGACATGGTTTTCTACGGTCTTCTCGACGAGGAGGAGTCTGAATACTTCCAGCGCGCCAACGAAATGCTGGAGCTGAACCAGTTCCAGGACGCTGAAGAGCGTAGCTTGTTTGTCGACAGTGTATACTCGGAAGCCAGTGGCAAGGAGTTGAAGATTGCCTGTAGTCAGGGCTGTTCGAGACTCATGGAGAAATTGATCTCTATGTCAGACGCTCGACAACTGCGTCGGATATTCAGTAAATTCATCGGCCAATTCCTCCACCTAGTGCAGCATCGCTTCGCCAGTCATTGTTGTGAGACGCTTTTCATTCACGCTGCACCTGCTGTGATGCAAAAGACGAAGTCTCAACCTAAACAATCGGACGAGGAAGGAGAGGAAGAGCCGGAGCTGTCGCTTGCAGAAATGTTCATGGCTGTTATtgaggaattgaaggaaaaTTGGGGATATCTGTTGACGGAGCGATTTGCATCTCACACAATCCGAGTTCTATTGCTGGTTCTTGCAGGCGAACCAGTGGATGTTACTTCAAATGAGTCGTTTGTTGCGAGTCGCAAGAAGGAAAGAATTGAAATCCCGACTGTTCAGGGTGAGGATAAGGCGAGCAAATCGAAAACCGAGAAACACGCTGTTCCAGAGGCGTTTGAGCCGGCACTCAAGAAGATCATGACCGACATGGTCTCCGGTCTCGACGATGTTTATCTCCGAGCCCTGGCTACGCATCCAGTTGGAAATCCTGTGCTTCAAGTACTGTTGTTCCTGGAGCTTTCGCACTTTGGAAAATCTAGCGCCAAAGATCCCAAGTCGACCATTCGCAGACTGGTTCCCGATGAGTCGTTCGAGGAAGAATCCGAAAGCGCGGTTTTCATTCGTGGTCTCCTCTACGATCCAGTGGGTTCTCGCCTACTAGAGACGATGGTGCGATACCTTCCTGGTAAATCATTCAAAAATCTTTACAGGAACAACCTGGGTGACCGGATTGGTTCTCTCTCTCGCAATAGCACTGCTGGATATGTAGTTCTTCGGATGCTGGAAAGACTCGGCAAGGATGACTTGAAGATTGCCATGACCAACATAATCCCTGAGATTCCAGGCCTGGTTGAACGGTCGAGACTCGTTGTCCCTAAGATGTTGATCGAGCGGTGTGTGGTCCGTGGCGTCGACACAAAGCCTCTTGCCGAAGCACTCGAGGCTGCTTATAGCCAGGATCCTGTTATCAGACTGCAGCAGATGCTCAAATTCAACCCCTCCGAGAACACCGCCCCACAACCTGAAAACCACGCTATGGACGAGGACAACAACGGAAAGGACCGCAAGCCACGGGGCCCACCGCCGGTATCTGCAGCCGAGAAAGCAGAGAAACTACATGGCTCTCTGCTGGTACAGGCCATGTTGACCGTTCCTGGCCCGCTGAGTCAGCTTGTCTATACGAGTCTTCTCGCCCAATCCTCCGATACCATCGTACAACTTGCCCAAGAACCCACCTCTTCCCGCGTTCTACAACAGGCCCTGACTTCCACAACCTCCACGCCTCAAATTCGGCGACAGCTCACCACCCGTTTCCAGGGTCACCTCACACCTCTTGCCTTGAGCAGCAGTGGGTCACACGTAGTGGATGCGCTCTGGACCGCAACCAAGGATATCTTCTTTGTCAAGGAACGTATGGCACGAGAACTCGAGCAGCATGAACAAGAGCTCCGTGATTCCTTTGTGGGTCGCGCAGTCTGGCGAAACTGGTCAATGGATCTCTTCAAGCGCCGCCGACGCGATTGGACTTACAAGGCCAAGGGCTTTGAGGAGCGAACCGAGAGCAATGAAGGCGCTGAACGCCCCAAGTCTAAGCTTGAACAGGCTCGGGCTCGATATGCAGCAGCTAAGGAAGCAGCCGATGCTGGTGCCACTGGTGCTAATCAGACTGCGGTGGCTAGCAGATGA
- a CDS encoding Glutamate decarboxylase, putative: MSGIVHPNRADEVQSLLKAVEDLLIPFIRSADENLCGGSTQKNGTNGTHGHTELTVTSLVNYKKPEELRDILKLEIPEKGTKQEGLIEVLQKVLKYSVNTWHQGFLDKLYASTNAPGVAAELILATLNTNVHVYQVSPALTVIEKYTGQRLANLFGLNGPQAGGISVQGGSASNTTSIVIARNNLYPSTKTDGNGEYKFVLFTSAHGHYSVEKAAQMLGFGSSAVWPVPIDKVGRMIPAELEKLVQKAQSEGRTPFYVNATAGTTVLGSFDPFNEIAAICQKYNMWFHIDGSWGGSFVFSQRQKHKLAGAEKANSIAINPHKMLGVPVTCSYLLASDMRQFHMANTLPAGYLFHNEEDEPVSNGDELEVESPEVWDLADLTLQCGRRADSLKLFLGWTYYGNEGYRQQIDSACDIAAHLANTIEQHPDFVLISENPPPCLQVCFYYAPGKEFVYPRGIVSNEAQRAKNNSKVTEQVTHAIVHKGFMVDFAPPSGDDDAAGNGKFFRCVVNVQTTRETVDSLVRTIEEVGPGIVESLKASNSAVKRLGERGHGPVVHRV; this comes from the exons ATGTCAGGCATTGTGCACCCCAACCGCGCTGATGAAGTGCAAAGC CTTCTGAAAGCAGTAGAAGACCTTCTTATTCCATTTATCAGATCCGCAGACGAGAATCTCTGCGGGGGTTCGACACAGAAGAATGGCACTAATGGCACCCATGGACACACTGAACTGACTGTGACCTCGTTGGTAAATTATAAGAAGCCCGAAGAGCTGCGGGATATTCTTAAGCTCGAGATCCCAGAGAAAGGCACGAAGCAGGAAGGTCTCATTGAGGTTTTGCAAAAGGTCCTGAAATACTCGGTCAACACCTGGCACCAGGGCTTTTTGGACAAGCTGTATGCGTCAACCAATGCGCCCGGCGTGGCAGCAGAGCTCATCCTCGCTACCTTGAACACCAACGTACACGTCTACCAAGTATCACCTGCGCTGACAGTCATCGAGAAATATACCGGCCAGCGGTTGGCGAACCTCTTCGGCCTGAACGGCCCACAGGCAGGAGGTATTTCCGTACAAGGCGGATCCGCATCGAACACCACCTCCATTGTCATTGCGCGCAACAACCTCTACCCGAGCACGAAAACAGACGGAAACGGCGAGTACAAGTTTGTGCTTTTCACGAGCGCACATGGCCACTACAGCGTGGAAAAGGCAGCGCAGATGCTCGGGTTCGGCAGCAGTGCTGTCTGGCCCGTCCCCATTGACAAGGTCGGCCGCATGATCCCAGCCGAGCTTGAGAAGCTGGTCCAGAAGGCGCAGAGCGAAGGCCGGACACCGTTCTATGTCAATGCCACCGCAGGCACAACCGTCCTGGGCTCTTTTGACCCCTTCAACGAAATCGCAGCCATTTGCCAAAAATACAACATGTGGTTCCACATCGACGGGTCCTGGGGCGGCTCATTTGTCTTCTCCCAGCGTCAGAAGCATAAGTTAGCCGGCGCAGAGAAAGCAAACAGCATTGCCATTAACCCCCACAAAATGCTCGGCGTTCCAGTCACCTGCTCGTACCTGCTGGCCTCGGATATGCGTCAGTTCCACATGGCCAACACCCTTCCCGCGGGATATCTATTTCACAACGAAGAAGACGAGCCTGTTAGCAACGGCGACGAGTTGGAAGTCGAGTCCCCGGAGGTGTGGGACCTGGCAGACCTCACTCTCCAATGTGGTCGACGTGCGGATTCCCTCAAGCTGTTTTTGGGTTGGACATACTACGGCAACGAGGGCTACCGACAGCAGATCGACTCAGCTTGTGACATCGCTGCGCACTTGGCTAACACCATCGAGCAACATCCCGATTTCGTTCTTATTAGCGAAAACCCCCCGCCTTGTCTGCAGGTGTGCTTTTATTACGCTCCAGGCAAGGAGTTCGTGTACCCGCGCGGCATTGTTTCAAACGAGGCACAGCGCGCGAAGAATAACAGCAAGGTCACTGAGCAAGTGACGCATGCGATCGTGCACAAGGGCTTTATGGTAGACTTTGCGCCTCCCAGTGGGGACGACGATGCGGCTGGGAACGGGAAGTTCTTCCGGTGCGTGGTGAATGTCCAGACGACAAGGGAGACCGTTGATTCGCTTGTCCGCACCATCGAAGAGGTGGGTCCCGGTATTGTTGAGTCTTTGAAGGCGAGCAACTCAGCTGTTAAGCGGCTTGGTGAGCGTGGACACGGCCCTGTTGTCCATCGTGTTTGA
- a CDS encoding RINT-1 family protein, producing MASLTELSSHERTRVEDYLNDKIQVSADLESLDSLLSSLRAQQELQRKQLAEASEALSNATKASNEHAEATRKQAEAFTAEQVDIDRRLMAITQSETSDEAVRDLEKSMEKLHRLEISKGYVELLKEAEELSKQALAGIASEPRAALKPYARLRTIVGQLKNAQPAAEGAAPHLVDYTDKLASALRQQMKTYFSDRLQKTLEELNWPTRQLNVTDQLLARWRQDVELLIDLQLPELPSRDALASGLSFEPPVLFPLEVMVHHLDLRFKYHFSGDKPTNRLDKPEYFLSHIMDLVNQYGGFFVSYLQPIFDERAEAVGPSLEWHFYNASHSYITALLPMLRQKISLFLPQISNYPQLLSHSIHELMNFDNEIRETWNYMPDPYADENWKGVTWEVLTKQGWYDRWLQVEKDFALARYKDIIDTADSGEIDYDGMELTATKPTKAAIRVNDLLETITERYQPLPSFSQKLRFLIDIQITVFDQFHERLCSALEAYLAMTSTLGRTVQGADGQASVEGVAGLERLCRVFGSAEYLEKKMEDWSNDVFFVELWSELQDRVRQNRDSGRNVVGTMSVTEVASRTSPAVADNNGSHTAASSDGALFDETASAYRRLRLRSETIITSTLSSNILAALKPYSRVSTWATLSIPSATAAGSPLSPTSDLAHAMRALSTQLSFLSRALGTAPLRRVSRQLLLSVQSYIWDSVLTKHTFSETGAAQLASDVDHLCHVVDSALGASGQAGISLRIIKKLSEGLRILCLSTAEDEGDVSAKEDMPLRLWDVEKRLFRDNESARGVLAELEIDSLSEAEARSVLERRVDIGG from the exons ATGGCTTCCCTCACGGAATTATCTTCGCATGAGCGGACTCGGGTCGAGGATTATTTAAATGACAAGATTCAGGTTTCTGCCGATCTGGAGAGCTTAGATTCATTACTATCTAGTCTACGCGCGCAACAGGAACTTCAGCGGAAGCAG CTAGCAGAAGCCAGCGAAGCACTCTCAAATGCGACAAAAGCGTCTAACGAGCATGCCGAAGCTACTCGAAAGCAAGCCGAGGCGTTCACCGCGGAGCAAGTGGACATCGACCGACGATTAATGGCCATCACACAATCCGAAACCAGCGATGAGGCGGTACGGGATTTGGAAAAGAGCATGGAGAAGCTCCACAGGCTTGAAATATCCAAGGGATATGTGGAGTTGctcaaggaagccgaggaatTGAG CAAGCAAGCTTTGGCAGGCATTGCCTCCGAACCACGCGCAGCTTTGAAGCCGTATGCCCGACTACGAACCATCGTCGGACAACTGAAAAACGCTCAGCCTGCTGCCGAAGGGGCGGCTCCCCATCTCGTCGACTATACAGATAAACTAGCCTCTGCACTGAGACAACAGATGAAGACATACTTTAGTGACCGGCTGCAGAAGACACTGGAAGAATTGAACTGGCCGACAAGACAACTGAATGTTACCGACCAGCTCCTGGCCCGGTGGAGGCAAGATGTTGAATTGTTGATCGACCTGCAATTACC CGAACTTCCAAGCCGCGACGCACTCGCTTCCGGTTTGAGCTTCGAGCCTCCAGTCCTGTTCCCATTAGAGGTTATGGTGCATCATCTCGATCTCCGATTCAAATATCACTTTAGTGGAGACAAACCAACAAACCGACTGGACAAG CCGGAATATTTCCTCTCGCACATTATGGACCTTGTCAATCAATACGGCGGgttttttgtttcttatCTGCAGCCCATCTTTGATGAAAGAGCCGAAGCAGTCGGTCCAAGTCTGGAATGGCATTTTTACAATGCATCACATAGTTACATCACTGCATTGCTTCCTATGCTGAGACAGAAGATCAGCTTGTTCCTCCCTCAGATCTCAAACTACCCTCAATTGCTCAGCCACTCCATTCATGAACTGATGAACTTTGATAACGAGATCCGAGAAACGTGGAACTATATGCCAGATCCGTATGCGGATGAAAATTGGAAGGGCGTGACCTGGGAAGTGTTGACCAAACAGGGGTGGTATGATCGATGGCTTCAGGTTGAGAAGGATTTTGCACTGGCGCGTTACAAAGATATCATCGACACCGCGGATAGCGGAGAAATCGATTATGATGGCATGGAGCTCACTGCAACGAAACCAACAAAGGCTGCAATCCGCGTGAATGACCTTCTCGAAACTATAACCGAGCGCTATCAGCCATTGCCGTCTTTTAGCCAAAAGCTGCGGTTTCTCATTGACATTCAAATCACCGTTTTTGACCAATTCCACGAACGCCTCTGTTCTGCACTAGAGGCGTACCTCGCGATGACTTCGACACTTGGGCGCACTGTACAGGGAGCCGACGGGCAAGCCAGCGTCGAGGGTGTGGCCGGGCTGGAGCGGCTGTGCAGGGTGTTCGGAAGTGCCGAATACctcgagaagaagatggaggATTGGAGCAACGATGTGTTCTTCGTTGAGCTCTGGTCCGAACTTCAAGATCGGGTTCGACAAAATCGAGACAGCGGTCGCAACGTAGTAGGTACTATGTCTGTCACAGAGGTAGCGTCGCGTACCTCACCCGCAGTTGCCGACAACAACGGCAGCCACACCGCGGCCTCTTCCGATGGCGCTCTCTTTGATGAGACGGCATCTGCCTACCGTCGTCTTCGACTTCGCTCCGAAACCATCATCACATCCACATTGTCCTCCAATATCCTCGCCGCCCTGAAGCCCTACTCTCGCGTCTCCACGTGGGCAACGCTGTCAATCCCCTCTGCCACAGCGGCGGGATCTCCTCTCTCGCCCACTTCCGATCTCGCGCATGCAATGCGTGCTTTGTCCACGCAGCTCTCTTTCCTCTCTCGCGCACTGGGAACTGCGCCTCTACGACGAGTCTCGCGCCAGCTCCTGCTGTCTGTCCAGAGCTACATCTGGGACAGCGTCCTAACCAAACACACATTCTCTGAGACTGGAGCGGCCCAGCTTGCTAGCGATGTCGACCATCTGTGTCACGTTGTGGATTCTGCACTCGGCGCGTCTGGCCAGGCGGGCATCTCGTTGCGGATCATCAAAAAGCTTAGCGAGGGACTGCGTATACTTTGCTTGAGTACGGCTGAGGACGAAGGGGATGTCTCTGCAAAGGAAGACATGCCTTTAAGATTGTGGGATGTAGAGAAGAGGCTATTTAGGGATAACGAGAGTGCACGGGGCGTGCTTGCTGAATTGGAGATCGACTCTCTATCGGAAGCTGAGGCTCGCTCCGTGTTGGAACGTAGGGTCGATATTGGCGGTTGA